The following coding sequences lie in one Vitis vinifera cultivar Pinot Noir 40024 chromosome 19, ASM3070453v1 genomic window:
- the LOC104877696 gene encoding uncharacterized protein LOC104877696 has product MAGRTRGGRSEKNEELETVREELREVRRELRETVELMRGQGSRRAGGTQGYEDSGHSHRRSRTERPVMSQMEAMKRFMVMQPPSFNGEPSAAEAAEHWLRRMRRILVGLDIPEERRVGLAAYMLVDKADFWWESMKRVYDTEVMTWEEFERIFLGKYFGEVAKHAKRMEFEHLIQGTMSVLEYESRFSELSRFALGMISEEGEKARRFQQGLRPAIRNRLVPLAIRDYSELVKRALLVEQDIDETNQIREQKGDRKGKQRMGESSQGPQQRQRTQQFERRPSFYAGGEQIAQRAVANRVCYGCGAGDHLWRACPLRGTQQARPQSQGSSQQQSVVSFQPPQFQLPYYQMPQLPPAAQGTRTTTTSQTRSSQGSNARGRGRQAAGRVFALTPTEPEEDALLVEGMILVYSTWVRVLFDTGATHSFISASCANALGLKSERVENLLLIESPMGTNSRVDRICKGCVITLADRALNVDLRILDMTGYDVILGMDWLAVYRAVIDCHRRRIIFCLPEGFEVCFVGGKCVSLPFSQSDPCYQYVLRKGSINFLACLRGKEKAQKDITEIPMVRKFQDVFPDELPGLPPHREFDFSIEVYPGTDPISVSPYRMAPLELKELKTQLDELLGRGFIRPSTSPWGAPVLFVKKKDGTLRLCIDYRKLNRVTVKNKYPLPRIDDLFDQLKGAKYFSKIDLRTGYHQLRVREEDVSKTAFRTRYGHYEFLVMPFGLTNAPAAFMDLMNRVFRAYLDQFVIVFVDDILIYSRSLEEHKQHLVTTLGTLRRHQLYGSWTKVSFGVLK; this is encoded by the coding sequence ATGGCGGGAAGGACCAGAGGAGGAAGATCAGAGAAGAATGAGGAGTTGGAGACAGTTAGAGAAGAACTCCGAGAAGTAAGAAGAGAGTTGAGAGAAACTGTTGAATTGATGAGAGGCCAGGGTTCCAGGAGAGCAGGAGGTACCCAGGGCTATGAGGATTCAGGCCACTCACATAGGAGGAGCCGCACTGAGAGGCCAGTAATGAGCCAAATGGAAGCAATGAAGAGGTTCATGGTGATGCAGCCTCCATCTTTTAATGGAGAGCCTAGTGCTGCTGAAGCAGCTGAGCATTGGTTGAGGAGGATGAGAAGAATTCTGGTGGGACTGGACATACCTGAGGAAAGAAGGGTAGGTTTGGCAGCATATATGCTTGTGGACAAAGCTGATTTCTGGTGGGAATCAATGAAAAGGGTGTATGATACTGAGGTTATGACCTGGGAGGAATTTGAGAGAATCTTCCTAGGCAAGTATTTTGGGGAAGTGGCTAAGCATGCCAAGAGGATGGAGTTTGAGCACCTCATCCAAGGAACCATGTCAGTGCTGGAGTATGAGTCACGTTTCTCAGAGTTGTCTCGTTTTGCTTTGGGGATGATcagtgaggaaggagaaaaggcTAGGAGGTTCCAGCAGGGGTTGAGGCCTGCTATTAGGAACAGATTAGTCCCACTGGCAATAAGGGATTATTCTGAGTTGGTTAAGAGGGCTTTGTTGGTGGAGCAGGACATTGACGAAACCAACCAAATTCGAGAGCAAAAGGGGGAcagaaaagggaaacaaagaatGGGGGAAAGTTCTCAAGGGCCACAGCAGAGGCAGAGGACTCAGCAGTTTGAGAGGCGTCCCTCGTTCTATGCAGGAGGGGAGCAGATTGCTCAGAGGGCGGTTGCTAATAGAGTATGTTATGGTTGTGGAGCAGGAGACCATTTATGGAGGGCTTGCCCATTGCGAGGCACACAGCAGGCTCGACCTCAGTCTCAGGGAAGTTCTCAGCAACAGTCAGTAGTGTCTTTCCAGCCCCCTCAGTTTCAGTTGCCTTACTATCAGATGCCACAATTACCCCCAGCAGCGCAGGGAACCAGGACAACTACCACGAGTCAGACCCGCTCTTCTCAGGGGTCGAATGCTAGAGGTAGGGGAAGGCAGGCAGCAGGAAGAGTTTTTGCCTTGACCCCAACAGAGCCAGAGGAGGATGCCCTTTTGGTGGAAGGTATGATTTTGGTATATAGTACTTGGGTGCGTGTTTTGTTTGATACTGGTGCAACTCATTCTTTCATTTCTGCATCTTGTGCTAATGCATTGGGGTTGAAATCGGAAAGGGTAGAGAATTTGTTACTTATTGAGTCTCCTATGGGTACGAACTCTAGAGTTGATAGAATATGCAAGGGGTGTGTTATTACCTTGGCAGATAGAGCACTAAATGTGGATTTGAGGATTTTGGATATGACTGGGTATGATGTTATTTTGGGAATGGATTGGTTGGCAGTGTATAGAGCGGTTATTGATTGTCATCGCCGCaggataatattttgtttgccAGAGGGATTTGAGGTTTGTTTTGTTGGAGGGAAGTGTGTTAGTTTGCCTTTTTCGCAGTCCGATCCGTGCTATCAGTATGTGTTGAGGAAAGGATCAATAAATTTCCTAGCTTGCCTTCGTGGTAAGGAGAAAGCCCAGAAGGACATTACAGAAATTCCAATGGTGAGGAAGTTTCAGGATGTATTCCCAGATGAGTTACCAGGTTTACCACCGCAtagagagtttgatttctctattgaAGTATACCCAGGAACTGATCCTATTTCAGTATCCCCTTATAGGATGGCCCCTCTTGAGTTGAAAGAATTGAAAACTCAGTTAGATGAATTGTTGGGTAGGGGTTTTATTCGTCCAAGTACATCGCCATGGGGAGCCCCAGTGTTGTTTGTGAAGAAGAAGGATGGCACACTAAGGTtatgtattgactataggaagttGAATAGAGTTACTGTGAAGAACAAGTATCCTCTTCCAaggatagatgacttgtttgatCAGTTGAAGGGTGCAAAGTATTTTAGTAAGATTGACTTGAGAACGGGGTATCATCAATTGAGGGTTAGGGAAGAAGATGTTTCTAAAACTGCTTTTAGAACgagatatgggcattatgagttcttagtcatgccttttgggttaACTAATGCCCCTGCTGCTTTCATGGATTTAATGAACAGGGTATTTCGTGCTTACTTGGATCAGTTTGTGATTgtctttgtggatgacatttTGATATACTCCAGGAGTTTGGAGGAGCATAAGCAGCATTTGGTGACCACCCTTGGAACTTTGAGAAGGCATCAGTTGTATGGGAgttggacaaaagtgagttttggcGTACTGAAGTGA